A region from the Dinoroseobacter shibae DFL 12 = DSM 16493 genome encodes:
- a CDS encoding TIGR04076 family protein, translated as MQDNSDEAGVWLYDLRVETVLDPERAPVCRHVAGESFRVEGETLVFDPGTRVSMYALAALLPLLPAKQRETAPGDWMSTDAEVACPDPHCGGRFRIIREGRRWFAHAATTGLPDARGTPYWEGEP; from the coding sequence ATGCAGGACAACAGCGACGAGGCGGGCGTCTGGCTCTATGACCTGCGGGTGGAAACCGTGCTCGACCCCGAGCGCGCGCCGGTCTGCCGCCACGTGGCGGGCGAAAGCTTCCGGGTGGAGGGCGAGACGCTGGTCTTCGACCCCGGAACCCGGGTGTCGATGTACGCGCTCGCCGCGCTCCTGCCGCTCCTGCCCGCGAAACAGCGCGAGACCGCACCGGGCGACTGGATGTCCACCGATGCCGAGGTCGCCTGCCCGGACCCCCATTGCGGCGGCCGTTTTCGCATCATCCGCGAAGGCCGCCGCTGGTTCGCCCATGCCGCCACCACCGGGCTCCCCGACGCCCGCGGCACCCCGTACTGGGAGGGCGAACCATGA
- a CDS encoding aldo/keto reductase, producing the protein MNPETAQLRHDHEISRVIKGGWQLAGDHGSVDRDAAIRDMEAFLDAGITTFDCADIYVGVEEMIGAFIADLRRRRGASVADRVCVHTKLVPDLGRLADLRPEEVVAIIDRSLMRLQVDRLDLVQFFWWDLGQGDAVAALSVLKDEQAKGKIGNLGVTNWDIAETARFTEAGFDLVSTQVQYSVLDARPANGLADWATGQDMQLLCYGTLAGGFLTEHWLGAPDPGFAFANRSLVKYRLIIDEFGRWDRFQSLLRTLKAIGDKHGVGLSAVATRHVLDQPGVAAAIVGARYARHLPRTLEVFDLALDAEDRAALAAILAQADGPTGPVYGLERDRTSRHGRIMKYNLNTKPDDAVLGAADG; encoded by the coding sequence ATGAACCCCGAGACCGCGCAACTGCGCCACGATCACGAGATCAGCCGCGTGATCAAGGGCGGCTGGCAGCTGGCCGGAGATCACGGATCCGTGGACCGCGACGCCGCCATCCGCGATATGGAGGCGTTTCTCGACGCCGGGATCACCACCTTCGACTGCGCCGACATCTATGTGGGCGTCGAAGAGATGATCGGGGCCTTCATCGCCGATCTGCGCCGCCGCCGCGGGGCCTCGGTGGCGGACCGCGTCTGCGTGCATACCAAGCTGGTCCCGGACCTCGGGCGGCTTGCGGACCTGCGCCCCGAGGAGGTGGTGGCGATCATCGACCGCTCGCTGATGCGCCTTCAAGTCGACCGGCTCGACCTGGTGCAGTTCTTCTGGTGGGACCTGGGGCAGGGCGACGCGGTCGCCGCTCTCTCGGTGCTCAAGGACGAGCAGGCCAAGGGCAAGATCGGCAATCTCGGGGTGACCAATTGGGACATCGCCGAGACCGCGCGCTTCACCGAGGCGGGCTTCGATCTGGTCTCGACCCAGGTGCAGTATTCCGTCCTCGACGCGCGTCCCGCGAACGGGCTGGCGGACTGGGCCACGGGCCAAGACATGCAGCTTCTGTGCTACGGCACCCTGGCGGGCGGGTTCCTGACCGAGCACTGGCTCGGCGCCCCGGACCCCGGCTTCGCCTTCGCGAACCGCTCGCTCGTCAAGTATCGCCTGATCATCGATGAATTCGGCCGATGGGACCGCTTCCAGAGCCTGCTGCGCACTCTCAAGGCGATCGGCGACAAGCACGGCGTGGGCCTCAGCGCCGTCGCCACGCGCCATGTGCTCGACCAGCCGGGGGTCGCGGCGGCCATCGTCGGGGCGCGCTATGCCCGCCACCTGCCGCGCACGCTGGAGGTGTTCGACCTGGCCCTCGATGCCGAGGACCGCGCGGCACTGGCGGCAATCCTGGCGCAAGCCGACGGCCCGACCGGCCCGGTCTACGGGTTGGAGCGGGACCGCACCAGCCGCCATGGCCGGATCATGAAATACAACCTCAACACCAAACCCGACGACGCGGTGCTGGGCGCGGCCGATGGCTGA
- a CDS encoding AAA family ATPase — protein MALNAMTVSAGTALDVLRTAWAAQRAGRLTAAYMLHGAPGVGKSQIVAQLAEEIGARLFDLRLTTIEPQDLRGLPYYDHDARKTVWYRPEDLPDDPDAPSVLFLDELTAAAPSLQPTVYGLLQERRVGQHRLPDSVFLVAAGNTVEDGAIAYEMGSALSDRLVHLHVTASATDWLENFAVPRGLHPAVIAFLRSRGDLLSTGAAAQERDEIIAATPRAWERVSDILRAVPDRRQRNILVAGTVGEAIGAEFALVADEVAASVKIEELLATDRGRRAPLYPDTMHGLHALVYGLIGALTAQTAPRIIECMADLATLPDARPEPVFRTLPLEELRTHGFELLIQQALARDLADAFLDSPVYADYARAREDAGLA, from the coding sequence ATGGCCCTCAACGCGATGACAGTTTCCGCGGGCACCGCCCTCGACGTGCTCCGCACCGCCTGGGCGGCGCAGCGCGCCGGGCGCCTGACGGCGGCCTACATGCTCCACGGCGCGCCCGGGGTCGGCAAATCCCAGATCGTGGCGCAACTGGCCGAAGAAATCGGCGCGCGCCTTTTCGATCTGCGCCTGACCACCATCGAGCCGCAGGATCTGCGCGGCCTGCCCTATTACGACCACGACGCCCGCAAGACCGTCTGGTACCGCCCCGAGGACCTGCCGGACGACCCCGACGCGCCCTCGGTGCTGTTTCTCGACGAACTCACCGCCGCGGCGCCCAGCCTGCAACCCACGGTCTATGGCCTGCTGCAGGAACGCCGCGTGGGCCAGCACCGCCTGCCCGACAGCGTGTTCCTCGTCGCTGCCGGAAACACGGTCGAGGACGGCGCCATCGCCTACGAGATGGGCAGCGCGCTGTCGGACCGGCTGGTGCATCTGCACGTCACCGCCTCGGCCACCGACTGGCTGGAAAACTTCGCCGTCCCCCGCGGCCTGCACCCGGCCGTCATCGCCTTCCTGCGCAGCCGCGGCGATCTTCTGTCCACCGGGGCCGCGGCCCAGGAACGCGACGAGATCATCGCCGCCACCCCCCGCGCCTGGGAACGGGTCAGCGACATCCTCCGCGCAGTGCCCGACCGCCGCCAGCGCAACATCCTCGTGGCCGGCACCGTGGGCGAGGCGATCGGCGCCGAATTCGCCCTCGTGGCCGACGAGGTCGCGGCCTCGGTCAAGATCGAGGAGTTGCTCGCCACCGACCGGGGCCGCCGCGCGCCACTCTATCCCGACACGATGCACGGGCTGCACGCGCTGGTCTACGGGCTGATCGGCGCGCTGACGGCCCAGACCGCGCCGCGCATCATCGAATGCATGGCCGACCTCGCCACCCTGCCCGATGCGCGCCCCGAGCCGGTCTTCCGCACCCTGCCGCTGGAAGAATTGCGCACCCACGGGTTCGAGTTGCTGATCCAGCAGGCGCTCGCCCGCGACCTCGCCGACGCCTTCCTCGACAGCCCGGTCTATGCCGACTACGCCCGCGCGCGGGAGGATGCAGGCCTCGCATGA
- a CDS encoding DUF2201 family putative metallopeptidase, whose protein sequence is MSRAQSHSRRATHALQKLSEADPALAALALWCAHRDADLAGDLPADSDGHTIRYAPGFAALSLPEQMGLCAHHILHIALRHSARSETLRLRLGPGFDPDLFGIAADILINETLLQAGYIQPRPHVSHATVKRELGIDSPADLLRSFDAERLFTEMRRDAAAKPEGQGKTDKIKAMAGADGFRPDIAPSPTGEDGDEDTPEARDFEWRQHLARALEAGKLAGRGIGALGFRLADIPETTTPWEVILRGLLDRATRADPRRSFRRPAGRWVAGEAEARARGRPVPVFEPALQRETTQPRIVLAIDSSGSVTGDQLAHFAAQIARIGRRVLAEIHVLIFDETVQSAHKMRGTHWAATLAGWDFARDGGTSFVDVLERAAALTPSAVVVLTDLDGPMGAAPGRAPVIWACPKPPESPPPFGRVLVLDR, encoded by the coding sequence ATGAGCCGCGCGCAATCCCACAGCCGCCGCGCCACCCATGCGCTGCAAAAGCTGTCGGAGGCCGATCCGGCGCTCGCCGCTCTCGCGCTCTGGTGCGCCCACCGCGACGCCGATCTTGCGGGCGACCTGCCCGCCGACAGCGACGGGCACACCATCCGCTACGCACCCGGCTTCGCGGCGCTGTCGCTGCCGGAGCAGATGGGCCTCTGCGCCCACCACATCCTGCACATCGCCCTGCGCCATTCCGCCCGCAGCGAAACGCTCCGCCTGCGGCTCGGACCCGGCTTCGATCCGGACCTCTTCGGCATCGCCGCCGACATCCTGATCAACGAAACCCTGCTGCAGGCGGGCTATATCCAGCCCCGCCCCCATGTCAGCCACGCCACCGTGAAACGCGAGCTTGGCATCGACAGCCCCGCCGACCTGCTCCGGAGCTTCGACGCCGAACGCCTCTTCACGGAGATGCGCCGCGACGCCGCCGCGAAGCCCGAGGGCCAGGGCAAGACCGACAAGATCAAGGCCATGGCGGGCGCGGACGGCTTTCGGCCCGACATCGCCCCCAGCCCCACGGGCGAGGACGGCGACGAGGACACGCCCGAGGCCCGCGATTTCGAGTGGCGCCAGCACCTCGCCCGGGCGCTGGAGGCCGGCAAACTGGCTGGCCGGGGGATCGGCGCGCTCGGCTTCCGGCTCGCCGACATCCCCGAGACCACCACCCCGTGGGAGGTGATCCTGCGCGGCCTGCTGGACCGCGCGACACGGGCCGACCCGCGCCGCAGCTTCCGCCGCCCCGCGGGCCGCTGGGTCGCGGGCGAGGCCGAGGCGCGCGCACGCGGCCGCCCCGTCCCGGTCTTCGAGCCCGCCCTGCAGCGCGAGACGACCCAGCCCCGGATCGTGCTGGCCATCGACAGCTCCGGCTCGGTCACCGGCGATCAGCTGGCCCATTTCGCCGCGCAAATCGCCCGGATCGGGCGCCGGGTGCTGGCCGAGATCCACGTGCTGATCTTCGACGAGACCGTGCAATCGGCCCACAAGATGCGCGGCACCCACTGGGCCGCGACCCTGGCGGGCTGGGACTTCGCCCGCGACGGTGGGACGAGTTTCGTCGATGTGCTGGAACGCGCCGCCGCGCTGACCCCCTCGGCGGTCGTGGTGCTCACCGATCTCGACGGCCCCATGGGCGCCGCACCCGGCCGCGCCCCGGTAATCTGGGCCTGCCCCAAACCACCCGAGAGCCCCCCACCCTTCGGTCGCGTGCTGGTGCTGGACCGCTGA
- a CDS encoding branched-chain amino acid ABC transporter permease encodes MIQHLLDGILVGAILSLGAIGLTLTMHMLRFANFSHAELLSIGAYAALVFDALFSALLPALQTAIPPLSLTWTLSLATVASMALTGLSAIAIDRLIFKRVREKGGELSMVFASFGVAMVIRNLIGLGFGLNTQLYSDDIVFATVLSRDPLILVKPDQVFTLVAALAIMVVLHLVLSRTTFGYSLRAVAENPVLAQVSGINLQRMVALIWILGGTLAAAAGVFYGLTNQITPVIGRDLVLPIFAATIVGGIGSIYGAVLGGFLVGIAANLALVVLPSGYSPSVPFLILVAVLVLRPHGLFGEARAT; translated from the coding sequence ATGATCCAGCACCTGCTCGACGGCATCCTCGTGGGCGCGATCCTGTCCCTGGGCGCGATCGGGCTGACGCTCACCATGCATATGCTGCGCTTTGCCAACTTCTCCCACGCGGAACTCCTCAGCATCGGCGCCTATGCAGCACTTGTGTTCGACGCGCTGTTCTCGGCCCTGCTGCCCGCTCTGCAAACCGCGATCCCGCCCCTCAGCCTGACCTGGACGCTCAGCCTTGCCACGGTTGCGTCCATGGCCCTGACGGGCCTGTCGGCCATCGCCATCGACCGGCTGATCTTCAAACGCGTGCGCGAGAAGGGGGGCGAGCTGTCCATGGTCTTTGCGTCCTTCGGGGTGGCCATGGTGATCCGCAACCTGATCGGGCTGGGCTTCGGGCTGAACACGCAACTCTATTCCGACGACATCGTTTTCGCCACCGTGCTCAGTCGCGATCCGCTGATCCTGGTGAAACCCGACCAGGTCTTCACCCTTGTCGCCGCGCTGGCGATCATGGTCGTGTTGCACCTCGTGCTGTCACGCACGACCTTCGGCTACTCCCTGCGCGCGGTGGCCGAGAACCCGGTGCTGGCGCAGGTGTCGGGCATAAACCTGCAACGCATGGTGGCGCTGATCTGGATCCTCGGCGGCACGCTCGCCGCGGCGGCGGGCGTGTTCTACGGGCTGACCAACCAGATCACGCCGGTGATCGGGCGCGACCTCGTGCTGCCGATCTTCGCGGCCACCATCGTCGGCGGCATCGGCAGCATTTATGGCGCGGTCCTGGGCGGGTTCCTGGTGGGGATCGCCGCGAACCTCGCACTTGTGGTGCTGCCCTCGGGCTACAGCCCCTCGGTGCCCTTCCTGATCCTTGTCGCGGTGCTGGTCCTGCGCCCCCATGGGCTTTTCGGCGAGGCGCGCGCCACATGA
- a CDS encoding ribokinase — MGKPIVILGIFVADCAFRAARPPRMGETVLGDSFALNPGGKGSNQAIAAAKSGGDARFLTRLGEDAFADMAAAIWAEAGVRATAPRDPASYTGAAYIYVDPATGDNAIIVAPGAAALLGPADLDAQAEMIGGAGVFLTQLEQPMPAARRGLEIARAAGVTTILNPAPAAPLDDALLALCDIVTPNETEAEALTGHPVTGPDDAVRAADALLARGPGAVIVTLGAQGVLYRSATQTIHQPAFTPGPVVETTGAGDAFNGALATALAEGQDTASALRFGCATASISVTRPGAGPSMPSRAEIDALLA, encoded by the coding sequence ATGGGCAAACCGATCGTCATTCTGGGTATCTTCGTGGCCGATTGCGCCTTTCGTGCCGCGCGCCCGCCGCGCATGGGCGAGACCGTTCTGGGCGACAGCTTCGCGCTGAACCCCGGCGGCAAGGGCTCCAACCAGGCCATCGCCGCGGCGAAATCCGGCGGCGACGCACGGTTTCTGACACGCCTCGGGGAGGATGCCTTTGCCGACATGGCCGCGGCGATCTGGGCCGAGGCGGGGGTGCGGGCCACCGCGCCGCGCGATCCGGCCAGCTATACCGGGGCGGCCTATATCTATGTCGACCCGGCGACCGGCGACAACGCGATCATCGTGGCTCCGGGGGCGGCGGCGCTGCTCGGCCCTGCGGACCTCGACGCGCAGGCGGAGATGATCGGCGGGGCGGGCGTGTTTCTGACGCAGCTCGAACAGCCCATGCCCGCCGCCCGCCGCGGGCTCGAGATCGCCCGCGCTGCCGGTGTCACCACGATCCTCAACCCCGCCCCCGCAGCCCCCCTCGACGACGCGCTGCTGGCGCTTTGCGATATCGTCACGCCGAACGAGACCGAGGCGGAGGCGCTCACCGGCCACCCCGTCACCGGCCCCGACGACGCGGTGCGGGCCGCCGATGCCCTGCTGGCGCGGGGCCCGGGGGCTGTGATCGTCACCCTCGGCGCGCAGGGCGTTCTCTATCGTAGCGCCACGCAGACCATCCACCAGCCCGCCTTCACCCCTGGGCCGGTGGTCGAGACCACGGGCGCGGGCGATGCGTTCAACGGGGCGCTGGCGACGGCCCTGGCCGAGGGACAGGACACCGCCTCGGCCCTGCGCTTCGGCTGCGCGACCGCGTCGATCTCGGTCACCCGTCCCGGCGCGGGGCCGTCCATGCCGAGCCGCGCCGAGATCGACGCCCTGCTGGCCTGA
- a CDS encoding ABC transporter substrate-binding protein yields MKTTTLARTGLMLGAALGVLVTAGAASACTTKIGAVLPTSVDWGKPIAATAQFAVDQVNEAGGVNGCQIEMVLRDTQVDPKVGVDAAKALVDLDGVRVLLGAVSSGVSMPILTSVTLPAGVMQMSCCSSSTAFTQLAAEGKTEGLWFRTFATSGVQAAMGAKVAADRGYKSVAIFYKNDDWGQDIGKLVAADLEALGIEVTGSVALNDGQPSYRAEVTEALQGQPEAIYLALYPKEGIAAVREWLSLGGTQNMIVANSLKSDEFAENVGLQFLGNTLGTDTASPRAESADAFVTRYTERFESAPTGPGLANSYDATMIALLAMQAAGEGASGAEIAAQVGRVTNPEGTPISADGAGFAAAVEVLSSGGDVFYQGATGNVQFDENGDVSAPAVIWSFTEEGITEQEYISLDEVNAFMASLK; encoded by the coding sequence ATGAAAACGACCACTCTCGCCCGGACGGGGCTCATGCTCGGGGCTGCCCTCGGCGTGCTCGTCACCGCCGGGGCCGCCAGTGCCTGCACCACCAAGATCGGCGCGGTGCTGCCGACCTCCGTCGACTGGGGCAAGCCCATCGCGGCCACGGCACAATTTGCTGTCGATCAGGTAAACGAGGCGGGCGGTGTGAACGGCTGCCAGATCGAGATGGTGCTGCGCGACACCCAAGTCGACCCGAAGGTCGGCGTGGACGCGGCCAAGGCGCTGGTGGATCTCGACGGGGTGCGGGTGCTGCTGGGCGCGGTGTCGTCGGGTGTGTCGATGCCGATCCTGACTTCGGTGACCTTGCCTGCGGGCGTGATGCAGATGTCGTGCTGTTCGTCCTCCACCGCCTTCACCCAACTCGCCGCCGAGGGCAAGACCGAGGGGCTGTGGTTCCGCACCTTTGCCACGTCGGGCGTGCAGGCGGCCATGGGCGCCAAGGTGGCCGCGGACCGGGGCTACAAATCCGTGGCGATCTTCTACAAGAACGACGACTGGGGCCAGGACATCGGCAAGCTGGTGGCCGCGGATCTCGAAGCGCTGGGGATCGAGGTCACGGGGTCGGTCGCGCTGAATGACGGCCAACCTTCCTACCGCGCCGAGGTGACCGAGGCGCTGCAGGGCCAGCCGGAGGCGATCTATCTTGCGCTTTATCCCAAGGAGGGGATCGCGGCGGTGCGCGAATGGCTGTCGCTCGGCGGGACGCAGAACATGATCGTGGCGAATTCCCTGAAGTCCGACGAGTTTGCCGAGAATGTCGGGCTGCAATTCCTGGGCAACACCCTGGGCACCGACACCGCCTCGCCGCGCGCAGAGTCCGCGGATGCCTTCGTGACCCGCTATACCGAACGGTTCGAGAGCGCGCCGACCGGCCCGGGCCTCGCCAACAGCTATGACGCGACAATGATCGCGCTTCTGGCAATGCAGGCGGCGGGCGAGGGGGCCTCGGGCGCCGAGATCGCCGCGCAAGTGGGCCGTGTGACCAACCCCGAAGGCACACCGATCAGCGCCGATGGCGCCGGTTTCGCCGCGGCTGTCGAGGTGCTCAGCAGTGGCGGCGACGTGTTCTACCAGGGCGCGACCGGGAACGTGCAGTTCGACGAGAACGGCGACGTGTCGGCCCCTGCGGTGATCTGGAGCTTTACCGAAGAGGGCATCACGGAGCAGGAATACATCTCCCTCGACGAGGTGAACGCCTTCATGGCGTCGTTGAAGTGA
- a CDS encoding ABC transporter ATP-binding protein, with amino-acid sequence MAEPILATHGLTHDFGPFRALHGVSLEVAPGTMTGLIGPNGAGKSTLFNVLTGALRPTSGTVTLQGTDITGQPPDALFRAGLARSFQIPRPFARMTVLENVMLAPKAQIGERVWGAFLNPRAMAAQENAIRQKAMEVLEFVTLAKLADQAAGEISGGQMKLLELARVLMGDPTLILLDEPAAGVNPALTEVLIDKIETLNRTGTTFVIIEHDMDFVMQHCTPVIALGQGRVIFEGTPEQALADPVLLDAYLGAQAHG; translated from the coding sequence ATGGCTGAGCCGATCCTCGCTACCCACGGATTGACCCATGATTTCGGGCCATTCCGGGCACTTCATGGAGTGTCGCTTGAGGTCGCGCCCGGCACCATGACCGGGCTGATCGGCCCCAATGGCGCGGGCAAGTCCACGCTCTTCAACGTGCTCACCGGCGCGCTGCGCCCGACTTCCGGCACCGTCACCCTGCAAGGCACCGACATCACCGGCCAGCCGCCCGACGCGCTCTTTCGCGCGGGGCTCGCCCGCAGCTTCCAGATCCCGCGCCCCTTTGCTCGCATGACCGTGCTCGAAAACGTCATGCTGGCCCCCAAGGCCCAGATCGGCGAGCGGGTCTGGGGCGCCTTCCTCAACCCCCGCGCCATGGCCGCGCAAGAGAACGCGATCCGGCAAAAGGCGATGGAGGTGCTGGAATTCGTCACCCTCGCCAAGCTCGCCGACCAGGCCGCCGGAGAGATCTCGGGCGGCCAGATGAAACTGCTGGAACTCGCGCGGGTGCTGATGGGCGATCCGACCCTGATCCTGCTCGACGAGCCCGCGGCGGGGGTGAACCCGGCGCTGACCGAGGTGCTGATCGACAAGATCGAGACGCTGAACCGAACGGGCACGACCTTCGTGATCATCGAGCATGACATGGATTTCGTCATGCAGCACTGCACCCCGGTGATCGCGTTGGGCCAGGGGCGCGTGATCTTCGAGGGCACGCCGGAACAGGCCCTGGCCGATCCCGTGCTGCTCGACGCCTATCTCGGGGCCCAGGCCCATGGCTGA
- a CDS encoding ABC transporter ATP-binding protein, with product MADALTITDLVAGYRPGLPILHGVSLRARAARVTVIIGPNGAGKSTLIKAIAGLVPVTSGTIAAETEITGLRPDLLARHGIAYVPQSDNIFRTLTVRENLDLVLRHVRADAPARRAGLLDQFPVLADKLGDKAGALSGGQRQFLAVAMALATAPSVILMDEPSAGLAPKAAQEVLEHARALTETGVTILLVEQNVKQALRLSDHCYILADGRNQIDGPAADLLDDPVVGQIYLGGKRVAS from the coding sequence ATGGCTGACGCGCTCACCATCACCGACCTGGTCGCGGGCTATCGCCCCGGCCTGCCGATCCTGCACGGCGTGTCCCTGCGCGCCCGCGCCGCCAGGGTCACAGTGATCATCGGCCCGAACGGGGCGGGCAAATCCACCCTGATCAAGGCCATCGCGGGCCTCGTGCCGGTCACCTCCGGCACCATCGCCGCCGAGACCGAGATCACCGGCCTGCGCCCGGACCTTCTGGCGCGCCACGGCATCGCCTATGTCCCCCAGTCCGACAACATCTTCCGCACGCTCACGGTGCGCGAGAACCTCGACCTGGTGCTGCGCCACGTGCGCGCCGACGCCCCCGCCCGCCGCGCGGGGCTGCTCGATCAGTTCCCGGTGCTGGCCGACAAGCTCGGCGACAAGGCCGGGGCGCTCTCGGGCGGGCAGCGGCAATTCCTCGCCGTGGCCATGGCGCTGGCCACCGCCCCGAGCGTGATCCTGATGGACGAGCCGTCTGCGGGCCTCGCGCCCAAGGCGGCCCAGGAGGTGCTGGAACACGCCCGTGCGCTGACCGAGACCGGGGTGACGATCCTGCTGGTGGAACAGAACGTCAAACAGGCCCTGCGCCTGTCGGATCACTGCTACATCCTCGCCGATGGCCGCAACCAGATCGACGGCCCGGCGGCCGACCTGCTGGACGATCCGGTGGTGGGCCAGATCTATCTCGGCGGCAAACGGGTGGCTTCATGA
- a CDS encoding GntR family transcriptional regulator, with product MCALNIARIDPVSLRDTVYAELRGAFTRGEFGPGDAVSLRGLAEMLGTSMTPVREAVRRLVAEGALEDMPNRSLRVPDLPEARIRELWRARLSLEGLALDLAMDRMTDAARAELSAILTREGPQPDLQQNYDFHLTLYRQSESTVILPLIEALWLQYGACLHLVMQHPDAREIAQHTHHLELLAALERGDRAAAQAALARDIGRSFGVLLPEGVA from the coding sequence ATGTGTGCGCTCAACATTGCCCGGATCGACCCGGTTTCCCTGCGTGACACGGTGTATGCCGAGCTGCGCGGGGCGTTCACGCGCGGCGAGTTCGGCCCCGGCGACGCGGTCTCCCTGCGCGGGCTGGCCGAGATGCTGGGCACCTCGATGACCCCTGTGCGCGAGGCCGTGCGGCGGCTGGTGGCCGAGGGCGCGCTGGAGGATATGCCGAACCGCAGTCTGCGCGTGCCCGACCTGCCAGAGGCGCGCATCCGGGAGCTGTGGCGCGCGCGGCTGTCGCTGGAAGGGCTGGCGCTGGATCTCGCCATGGACCGGATGACCGATGCGGCCCGGGCCGAGCTGTCGGCGATCCTGACGCGCGAGGGGCCGCAGCCGGACCTGCAGCAGAATTACGACTTCCACCTGACGCTTTACCGGCAGAGCGAGAGCACGGTGATCCTGCCGCTGATCGAGGCGCTCTGGCTGCAATACGGCGCCTGTTTGCATTTGGTGATGCAGCACCCGGACGCCCGCGAGATCGCGCAGCATACGCACCACCTGGAATTGCTGGCGGCATTGGAGCGTGGCGACCGGGCGGCAGCGCAGGCGGCGCTGGCCCGCGATATCGGCCGCAGTTTCGGGGTCTTGCTGCCGGAGGGCGTGGCATGA
- a CDS encoding branched-chain amino acid ABC transporter permease, giving the protein MIGLVSYLVFFATIASILAIAVLGLNLHWGNTGLFNGGVVAFFGAGGYATLILGGTPQAAHLGGFGLPYGLALLGGLVIAGLLAWLVGLLTIRLRHDYLAIATFGVAVAFENLVRNAQRLAGGASGLRGFERPLADTIPPGLAYNAAFFAFVLAALIATYLGLERLIRGPFGRLLRAIREDETAARALGKSPDRIRLTAFVIGSVILGLAGALYATFYAFISPQDVLPILTFQIWAMLIVGGAGNNRGAIAGAFLIWGAWTASGWALSRFAPIEVQLYTGSIQFVLIGCVIVGMLLWRPQGLFPERLVVSQSGQTDR; this is encoded by the coding sequence ATGATCGGGCTGGTGTCCTACCTGGTGTTCTTCGCGACCATCGCCAGCATCCTGGCGATCGCGGTGCTGGGGCTGAACCTGCACTGGGGCAATACGGGGCTTTTCAACGGGGGCGTCGTGGCCTTCTTCGGGGCGGGCGGCTACGCCACGCTGATCCTCGGCGGCACGCCCCAGGCGGCGCATCTCGGCGGCTTCGGGCTGCCCTACGGGCTGGCGCTGCTCGGCGGGCTCGTGATCGCGGGCCTCCTCGCCTGGCTCGTCGGGTTGCTGACCATCCGGCTCAGGCATGACTACCTCGCCATCGCCACCTTCGGGGTCGCGGTCGCCTTCGAGAACCTGGTGCGCAACGCGCAAAGATTGGCCGGCGGCGCCTCGGGCCTGCGGGGGTTCGAGCGTCCGCTCGCCGACACGATCCCGCCGGGGCTGGCCTATAACGCGGCCTTCTTCGCCTTCGTGCTCGCCGCCCTGATCGCCACCTATCTCGGGCTCGAGCGCCTGATCCGCGGCCCGTTCGGACGGCTGCTGCGCGCGATCCGCGAGGATGAAACAGCCGCTCGGGCCCTTGGCAAATCCCCCGACCGGATCCGCCTGACCGCCTTCGTGATCGGCTCGGTGATCCTGGGGCTGGCGGGCGCGCTCTATGCCACCTTCTACGCCTTCATCAGTCCGCAGGATGTCCTGCCGATCCTGACCTTCCAGATCTGGGCGATGCTGATCGTCGGCGGTGCCGGCAACAATCGCGGCGCCATCGCGGGGGCGTTCCTGATCTGGGGCGCCTGGACCGCCAGCGGATGGGCGCTGTCGCGCTTCGCACCGATCGAGGTCCAGCTTTACACTGGATCGATCCAGTTCGTGCTGATCGGATGCGTCATCGTGGGCATGTTGCTCTGGCGGCCCCAAGGCCTCTTCCCAGAGCGGCTGGTTGTGTCACAATCCGGCCAAACCGACAGATAA